The following proteins come from a genomic window of Mammaliicoccus sp. Marseille-Q6498:
- the thiE gene encoding thiamine phosphate synthase, with translation MFDINTLKVYFIAGSQDVPNKDLYDVVEQALEAGITMFQFREKGPQSKSGIEKEQLAQSLLELCRRYEVPFIVNDDVDLAVKINADGIHVGQDDRRVSTFKDKFENKIIGLSVANMEEYSKSEISNVDYIGTGPIHSTTSKDDAGEEGGYNLISTLRRYDHHIPIVAIGGITEQDVVPLINAGANGVSVISAIARSANIEQTVKGFHNQYKKV, from the coding sequence ATGTTTGATATAAATACATTAAAAGTATATTTTATTGCTGGTAGTCAAGATGTACCAAACAAAGATTTATATGACGTTGTTGAGCAAGCATTAGAAGCGGGAATTACAATGTTTCAATTTCGAGAAAAAGGACCTCAGAGTAAATCAGGCATTGAAAAAGAACAGTTAGCACAATCTCTACTTGAATTATGCCGAAGATATGAAGTGCCTTTTATTGTTAATGATGATGTAGATTTAGCTGTGAAAATTAATGCTGATGGCATTCACGTCGGTCAAGATGATCGACGTGTTTCAACGTTCAAAGATAAGTTTGAAAATAAAATTATTGGATTAAGTGTCGCTAATATGGAAGAGTATTCAAAATCAGAAATTTCTAATGTAGACTACATTGGAACAGGACCAATTCATTCAACAACTTCAAAAGATGATGCGGGTGAAGAAGGTGGATATAATCTTATTAGTACACTAAGAAGATATGATCATCATATACCTATCGTCGCAATTGGTGGAATTACAGAACAAGATGTCGTACCGCTTATAAATGCCGGTGCGAACGGTGTGAGTGTCATATCCGCTATAGCTAGAAGTGCCAATATTGAACAAACTGTGAAGGGCTTTCATAACCAATATAAAAAAGTGTAA
- the yidC gene encoding membrane protein insertase YidC encodes MKKKALWPLLFSVMVVLAGCDYSKPENRDGFFYNTFVKPMDSLIHWLGANINHDYGLAIIIITLVVRLALFPFMMKTYKNQKLMREKMKLAKPEMEKIQEKVKRARTQEEKMAANQEMMTLYKKHGINPMNMGCLPIVIQMPIVMGLFYVLKYPTPGGITEYPHFLWFNLTQPDIFITIIAGIIYALQAFVSMKYANVPDEQKNMMRMMMFVSPIMIIWMSYISASALGLYWAVGGAFLIVQTWLGNVFYNKKVDEEMKPLIEAHERNQQEENKEKKPAKLVSNKKKK; translated from the coding sequence ATGAAGAAAAAAGCTTTATGGCCATTATTATTTAGTGTAATGGTTGTGCTAGCTGGGTGTGATTATTCTAAACCTGAAAACAGAGATGGTTTCTTTTATAATACATTTGTAAAACCGATGGATAGTCTTATTCATTGGCTCGGTGCAAATATAAATCACGACTACGGACTAGCTATAATAATTATTACTTTAGTTGTACGTCTCGCGCTATTCCCATTTATGATGAAGACATATAAAAATCAAAAATTGATGCGTGAAAAAATGAAATTAGCTAAACCTGAAATGGAGAAAATTCAGGAAAAAGTTAAACGAGCTAGAACGCAAGAAGAAAAAATGGCTGCCAATCAAGAAATGATGACTTTATACAAAAAACATGGTATAAATCCTATGAATATGGGTTGTTTACCAATCGTTATTCAAATGCCTATCGTTATGGGCTTATTCTATGTATTAAAGTATCCAACACCAGGCGGTATTACAGAATACCCGCATTTCTTATGGTTTAATTTAACTCAACCAGATATCTTCATTACAATTATTGCGGGGATTATTTATGCATTACAAGCATTCGTTTCAATGAAATATGCTAATGTTCCTGATGAACAGAAGAATATGATGAGAATGATGATGTTTGTATCTCCAATTATGATTATTTGGATGTCATACATCTCAGCTTCAGCTTTAGGTTTATACTGGGCTGTCGGTGGTGCATTCTTAATTGTTCAAACGTGGTTAGGTAACGTCTTCTACAACAAAAAAGTTGATGAAGAAATGAAACCATTAATTGAAGCACATGAAAGAAATCAACAAGAAGAAAATAAAGAAAAGAAACCAGCTAAACTTGTTTCTAATAAGAAGAAAAAATAA
- a CDS encoding HD domain-containing protein, translating into MDKEQIIKEAEQYVKSLHEQDTTGHDYEHILRVRHNALLIAQEENVNNFIVELASLLHDSVDKKLFKDSKSAWQQLHNWMENVQLSKDIQDELVHILKFISYNGGQNKGKLTSLAGKIVQDADRIDALGAIGIARTFQYAGHFKEPMHLTKAQPRNLETLTPDQYHDEPNTAINHFYEKLLLLKDQMNTARGKQIAEERHAFILIFLDQFYKEWDITN; encoded by the coding sequence ATGGATAAAGAACAAATTATTAAAGAAGCAGAACAATATGTAAAATCATTACACGAACAAGATACAACTGGACATGACTATGAACATATATTGAGAGTTAGACATAATGCCCTACTTATCGCACAAGAAGAAAACGTCAATAACTTTATAGTTGAATTAGCTAGCCTATTGCACGACTCTGTAGACAAAAAACTGTTTAAAGACTCAAAGTCCGCTTGGCAGCAATTGCACAATTGGATGGAAAATGTTCAATTATCAAAAGATATTCAAGACGAACTCGTACATATTCTTAAATTTATTAGCTATAATGGCGGACAAAATAAAGGGAAGCTTACTAGTTTAGCAGGGAAAATTGTACAAGACGCTGATAGAATTGATGCGTTAGGAGCGATTGGAATAGCGAGAACATTTCAATATGCAGGTCATTTTAAAGAACCAATGCATCTCACAAAAGCTCAACCAAGAAATTTAGAAACGTTGACACCAGATCAATATCATGATGAACCAAACACAGCAATTAATCACTTTTATGAAAAGCTATTATTATTAAAAGACCAAATGAATACAGCGCGAGGGAAACAAATTGCTGAAGAAAGACATGCATTTATATTAATCTTTTTAGATCAATTTTATAAAGAATGGGATATAACAAACTAA
- the cls gene encoding cardiolipin synthase: protein MNYIPDLPFDFSLIISVLLIAAFLLNLVFGFVIIFLEDREAGAIWAWLLVLLFIPILGFILYLLFGRQIQSKSIFNLDEHDKIGLEHIVNEQIKAIDDNNFEVAKPEISNYKHLIHMLLYNNSAFLTTDNQVKMFTDGHDKFDALIEDIKNAEKYIHIQYYIFKKDNLGKKILAELEKKLEEGLEVKMLYDDMGSRKLNLSSFKRFKEKGGEVASFFPSKLPLINFRMNNRNHRKIVVIDGKIGYVGGFNVGDEYLGLDKKFGYWRDTHLRLEGDSVNALQLRFMMDWNSQSTRDKMRYDAKYFPDVESGGKVGIQIASSGPDEEWEQIKYGYLKMISEAKKHIYIQTPYFIPDLSFLDAIKIAALSGVDVNVMIPNKPDHPFVYWATYANVGELIKAGVNVHIYENGFIHTKMVVIDDEVVSIGTANMDNRSFVLNFEVNAFIYDEEIARNSRLAYENDKKHSTLLTIEKYESRSAWIKLKEGIARLLSPIL from the coding sequence ATGAATTATATTCCAGATTTACCATTTGATTTTTCTCTCATTATATCAGTGCTTTTAATAGCAGCTTTCCTATTAAACCTAGTCTTCGGCTTTGTTATTATCTTTCTTGAAGATAGAGAAGCTGGAGCCATTTGGGCATGGCTATTAGTCTTATTATTCATACCTATTTTAGGGTTTATATTGTATTTATTGTTCGGAAGACAAATACAAAGTAAAAGCATATTTAATTTAGATGAACACGACAAAATAGGTTTAGAGCATATCGTTAATGAACAGATCAAAGCAATTGATGATAATAATTTTGAAGTGGCGAAACCTGAAATTTCTAATTACAAACATCTTATTCATATGCTTTTATATAATAATTCTGCCTTCTTAACGACAGATAATCAAGTAAAGATGTTTACTGATGGTCATGATAAATTTGATGCATTGATAGAAGACATTAAAAATGCTGAAAAATATATACATATCCAATACTATATTTTCAAAAAAGATAACTTAGGTAAAAAAATTCTCGCTGAATTGGAAAAGAAATTAGAAGAAGGTTTAGAAGTAAAAATGTTATACGATGACATGGGTTCAAGAAAGTTAAACCTCTCTTCATTCAAAAGATTCAAAGAAAAAGGTGGCGAAGTTGCTAGCTTCTTCCCTTCTAAGTTACCACTTATCAATTTTAGAATGAACAACCGTAATCACAGAAAAATCGTCGTAATAGATGGAAAGATTGGTTACGTTGGTGGCTTTAATGTTGGTGATGAATATTTAGGATTAGATAAGAAATTTGGATATTGGAGAGATACACACTTACGTTTAGAAGGTGACTCAGTCAATGCATTGCAACTTAGGTTTATGATGGACTGGAACTCTCAATCAACACGTGACAAGATGCGCTATGATGCCAAGTACTTCCCTGATGTAGAATCAGGTGGCAAAGTTGGTATTCAAATTGCATCAAGTGGTCCTGATGAAGAATGGGAACAAATTAAGTATGGTTATTTAAAAATGATATCCGAAGCTAAAAAACATATTTATATTCAAACACCATACTTTATTCCTGACTTATCATTTTTAGATGCTATTAAAATCGCTGCACTATCAGGTGTCGATGTTAACGTTATGATACCTAACAAACCTGATCATCCATTTGTATACTGGGCAACTTATGCAAACGTTGGAGAATTAATAAAAGCTGGCGTAAATGTTCATATTTATGAAAATGGATTTATTCACACTAAAATGGTAGTCATTGATGATGAAGTTGTAAGTATCGGTACTGCAAATATGGATAACAGAAGTTTCGTATTAAACTTCGAAGTTAATGCATTTATATATGATGAAGAAATCGCAAGAAATTCACGTTTAGCATATGAAAATGACAAGAAACATTCTACTCTGTTAACAATTGAAAAATATGAAAGCAGAAGCGCTTGGATCAAACTTAAAGAAGGTATTGCGAGATTATTATCACCTATATTATAA
- a CDS encoding copper ion binding protein: MKEKIINVEGMSCDHCKKAVEESVGQLIGVSEVVASPEENQVRVVFEDPASIDNIENAIFDAGYEVV; the protein is encoded by the coding sequence ATGAAAGAAAAAATCATAAACGTAGAAGGCATGAGTTGTGACCATTGTAAAAAAGCTGTAGAAGAGTCAGTTGGACAACTTATTGGTGTAAGTGAAGTAGTAGCAAGTCCAGAAGAAAATCAAGTTCGTGTTGTATTCGAAGATCCAGCAAGCATTGATAATATTGAAAATGCAATTTTTGACGCTGGTTACGAAGTCGTTTAA
- a CDS encoding Lmo0850 family protein, translated as MNQPKSKVKNVVKLLSSLGVNITETKSRIEIMRSLPNVATNKLK; from the coding sequence ATGAATCAACCTAAGTCAAAGGTAAAGAATGTGGTCAAACTTTTATCATCATTAGGCGTAAACATAACAGAAACAAAGTCACGCATTGAAATTATGCGCAGTTTGCCGAACGTAGCAACAAACAAATTAAAATAA
- a CDS encoding FtsW/RodA/SpoVE family cell cycle protein has protein sequence METSTRTLNKSFLERIDWRLITIVLILFGTSCLIINSAMSGGQYETNFLLKQVLYYVLGFILAIFLMFVSPKTLRKYVWIIYILGNLSLIGLLILPESSFTPIINGAKSWYRLGPISIQPSEFMKVILILALSNVVYQHNRFTYNKSLSRDFNLLFKIGLTSLVPILLILLQNDLGTTLVLIAIILGVIIVSGVTWRILAPVFITLFAIGSSIILLIIFKPSVIESVFGIKTYQLGRINSWLDPYAYSSGDGYHLTESLKAIGSGQIFGKGLNNGEVYIPENHTDFIFSIIGEEFGFLGTMVVLIIFLVLFIHLAKLATTTTHPFNVVFIVGYLSFVLFHVFQNIGMTIQLLPITGIPLPFISYGGSALWSLMAGIGILLSIYYHEKDKFTITKEDKQEEE, from the coding sequence ATGGAAACTTCTACTCGTACATTGAACAAATCATTCCTAGAACGAATAGATTGGCGATTAATTACCATCGTGCTCATTCTTTTTGGAACAAGTTGTTTAATCATCAATTCTGCAATGTCAGGTGGACAATATGAAACGAATTTCTTGCTCAAGCAAGTGCTATATTATGTTTTAGGATTTATATTAGCCATCTTCCTAATGTTTGTTTCACCCAAAACTTTACGTAAATATGTTTGGATAATATACATATTAGGTAATCTATCTTTAATCGGTTTATTAATTTTACCAGAGTCTAGCTTCACACCTATTATTAATGGTGCTAAAAGTTGGTACAGACTAGGCCCTATCAGCATTCAACCTTCAGAGTTCATGAAAGTGATTCTGATTTTAGCCCTTTCAAATGTTGTTTACCAACATAATCGCTTTACATATAATAAATCATTAAGTAGAGATTTTAACTTACTATTTAAAATAGGACTAACGTCACTCGTTCCAATATTGTTAATTTTATTACAAAATGACTTAGGTACAACGTTAGTATTAATCGCAATTATTCTTGGTGTCATCATAGTCTCAGGCGTTACGTGGAGAATTTTAGCACCCGTGTTTATTACATTATTTGCTATAGGTTCAAGCATCATATTATTAATTATTTTTAAACCAAGTGTCATTGAAAGTGTTTTTGGCATTAAAACATATCAACTTGGCCGTATCAATTCTTGGTTAGACCCATACGCTTATAGTTCTGGAGATGGTTATCACTTAACAGAATCTTTAAAAGCGATTGGTTCAGGACAAATATTTGGTAAAGGCTTAAATAACGGTGAAGTTTATATTCCGGAAAATCACACAGACTTTATCTTTTCAATTATTGGTGAAGAATTTGGATTTTTAGGAACGATGGTTGTACTGATCATTTTCTTAGTGTTATTTATACATTTAGCAAAATTAGCAACAACAACAACTCACCCATTTAACGTAGTGTTTATAGTAGGATATTTATCATTTGTACTATTCCATGTTTTCCAAAACATTGGAATGACAATTCAATTACTTCCAATTACAGGTATACCACTACCTTTCATAAGTTATGGTGGATCTGCTCTATGGTCACTTATGGCAGGAATCGGAATATTATTATCTATTTATTATCACGAAAAAGATAAATTTACGATAACAAAAGAAGACAAACAAGAAGAAGAATAA
- a CDS encoding D-alanine--D-alanine ligase, giving the protein MSKENICIIYGGKSAEHDVSILTAQNVINAVDLSKFRIDIIYITNDGDWIKGDQVIDYKINDIEQLRLKSDELTPISKLLEASIDGNAYSAVFPLLHGPNGEDGTIQGLFEVLDIPYVGNGVLAASSSMDKLVMKHLFAHRGLPQLPYVSFLKSEYEKYEHNIVELIQNKLEYPVFVKPANLGSSVGISKCNNKEELISGIEEAFQFDRKLVIEQGVDAREIEVAVLGNDYPETTLPGEVIKDVQFYDYKSKYKDGKVQLQIPADVDEDTANTLRNMAIEAFKATDCSGLVRADFFLTEDNTIYINETNAMPGFTQYSMYPQLWENMNLSYTDLITKLIELAIERYNNKKNIKYKID; this is encoded by the coding sequence ATGTCTAAAGAGAATATTTGTATTATTTATGGTGGGAAAAGTGCTGAGCATGATGTATCTATTTTAACAGCACAAAATGTAATTAATGCAGTGGATTTATCAAAATTCCGTATTGATATTATTTACATAACAAATGATGGGGATTGGATTAAAGGGGATCAAGTCATTGATTATAAAATTAATGATATTGAACAACTACGCTTAAAGAGTGACGAATTAACGCCAATTTCAAAATTACTAGAAGCGAGCATAGATGGAAATGCATATAGCGCAGTATTTCCACTTTTACATGGTCCGAATGGTGAAGATGGCACAATACAAGGTTTATTTGAAGTACTAGATATCCCTTATGTTGGAAATGGTGTACTTGCAGCGTCAAGTTCAATGGATAAATTAGTAATGAAACATTTATTCGCTCATAGAGGTTTGCCACAATTACCTTATGTTAGTTTCTTAAAAAGTGAATATGAGAAGTATGAACATAATATTGTTGAATTAATTCAAAACAAATTAGAGTACCCAGTGTTTGTAAAGCCAGCTAATTTAGGATCAAGTGTTGGTATTAGTAAATGTAATAATAAGGAAGAATTAATTTCAGGTATTGAAGAAGCATTTCAATTTGACCGTAAATTAGTTATAGAGCAAGGTGTAGATGCTAGAGAAATTGAAGTTGCTGTATTAGGTAATGATTACCCAGAAACAACTTTACCAGGTGAAGTTATCAAAGACGTTCAGTTCTATGACTACAAATCTAAATATAAAGATGGTAAAGTACAGCTTCAAATACCAGCTGATGTTGATGAAGATACTGCTAATACGTTAAGAAATATGGCAATTGAAGCTTTTAAAGCTACTGACTGTTCAGGTCTCGTAAGAGCAGACTTCTTTTTAACTGAAGATAATACAATTTATATTAATGAAACGAATGCAATGCCAGGTTTCACTCAATATAGTATGTATCCACAACTTTGGGAAAATATGAATCTAAGTTACACAGATTTAATCACTAAGTTAATTGAGCTTGCTATTGAAAGATATAATAACAAGAAAAATATTAAATATAAAATTGACTGA
- the murF gene encoding UDP-N-acetylmuramoyl-tripeptide--D-alanyl-D-alanine ligase, translating to MNIKLSTILKWIDCDIEEEYLDYMVQGTCIDSRKLEKSNLFIPFKGEHVDGHRFVEQTLANGAGASFWQKDIPNPPKGPLIFVEDTLQALQSLAKAYLKYVNPKIVAVTGSNGKTTTKDMVECVLRQSYKVKKTQGNYNNEIGCPLTILDLEDDTEVSILEMGMSGFGEIRELTLLAEPDVAIVTNIGESHMQDLGSREGIAKAKFEITEGLNSDGLFIYDGDEPLLKPLVESFDYASISVGLNEGNKVVIHTNQTSDNGINFQLNNEQAVFHLNILGEHNVKNATYAIQVAKHFGVTDDVIQNALGELLITDMRMQQIPTKQYGLFINDAYNASPTSMKAAIDTLDKMEQTDKTLILADVLELGDMSKEMHEQVGAYLEGKNIQTLLTYGNEAAHISKNAKSFIDNTIHFDSKDDIVSYLKNHLDSNSVTLFKGSRGMSLETIIDALT from the coding sequence ATGAATATTAAATTAAGTACGATATTAAAATGGATAGATTGTGACATTGAAGAAGAATATTTAGATTACATGGTACAAGGCACTTGTATCGATTCTAGAAAATTAGAGAAATCTAACTTATTCATTCCTTTTAAAGGGGAACATGTTGATGGCCATCGATTTGTAGAACAGACATTAGCAAATGGAGCAGGCGCGTCATTTTGGCAAAAAGATATTCCTAATCCACCAAAAGGACCACTTATTTTTGTCGAAGATACGCTGCAAGCTTTACAAAGTTTAGCAAAAGCCTATTTAAAATATGTTAATCCAAAAATTGTTGCTGTTACCGGATCAAATGGGAAAACGACTACAAAAGATATGGTCGAATGTGTGTTGCGTCAGTCTTACAAAGTAAAGAAGACGCAAGGTAATTATAATAATGAAATTGGTTGCCCGCTTACAATCCTTGATTTAGAAGACGACACTGAAGTTTCTATTTTAGAAATGGGAATGAGTGGCTTTGGTGAAATTAGAGAATTAACATTATTAGCTGAACCTGATGTAGCAATCGTTACAAACATTGGTGAATCTCATATGCAAGACCTTGGTTCAAGAGAAGGTATTGCAAAAGCCAAGTTTGAAATAACAGAAGGATTAAATTCAGACGGTTTGTTTATATATGATGGTGATGAACCACTACTTAAACCTTTAGTAGAATCTTTTGACTACGCGTCAATCTCAGTTGGTTTAAACGAAGGGAATAAAGTAGTCATCCATACGAATCAAACATCTGATAACGGCATTAATTTTCAATTAAATAACGAACAAGCTGTTTTTCATCTGAATATTTTAGGTGAACATAATGTAAAAAATGCGACATATGCGATTCAAGTTGCTAAACATTTTGGTGTAACGGATGACGTTATTCAAAATGCACTAGGTGAACTTTTAATTACGGATATGAGAATGCAACAAATTCCAACAAAGCAATATGGATTATTTATAAATGATGCTTATAATGCTAGCCCGACAAGTATGAAAGCTGCTATTGATACATTAGATAAAATGGAGCAGACAGACAAGACACTTATTTTAGCTGATGTATTAGAGTTAGGCGATATGAGTAAAGAGATGCATGAACAAGTCGGTGCATATTTAGAAGGTAAAAACATTCAAACGCTCTTAACATATGGAAATGAAGCGGCACATATTTCAAAAAATGCCAAAAGTTTCATAGACAATACGATTCATTTTGATTCAAAAGATGATATAGTATCGTATTTGAAAAATCATTTAGATTCAAATTCTGTAACACTATTTAAAGGGTCTAGAGGCATGTCATTAGAAACAATCATCGATGCTTTAACATGA
- a CDS encoding alpha/beta fold hydrolase, whose amino-acid sequence MKLGILFLHGYTGGRYELLPLIEYLSDRYDFVLEAPEYPGHGLNLLIKDTNEDMWFERAQASYELLRQKVDKVIIIGFSMGGVIAGLLSKVNQPDKLVLIAPAYENVNLQHLVRNPYRFINNVRHADFKILEFMAFRTLRISYKSFLSFKKLQQSALYVPEQINTKTLIIHGTIDGLVPIEKSRALVKRIKNAKLIEIDNGPHEICISKVNKNVFLEVEKFIFKNK is encoded by the coding sequence ATGAAATTAGGCATATTATTTTTGCATGGTTATACAGGTGGAAGGTATGAATTGCTTCCATTAATTGAGTATTTAAGCGATCGCTATGATTTTGTTCTTGAAGCCCCTGAATATCCTGGACATGGATTAAACTTGTTGATTAAAGATACGAATGAAGATATGTGGTTTGAGAGAGCTCAGGCGTCTTATGAATTATTAAGACAAAAAGTAGATAAAGTCATTATAATTGGATTTTCAATGGGTGGCGTTATTGCTGGGTTATTATCTAAAGTGAATCAACCTGATAAGTTAGTGTTGATTGCACCGGCGTATGAAAATGTTAACCTACAACATCTAGTGAGAAATCCTTACAGATTTATTAATAATGTGCGCCATGCAGATTTTAAAATATTAGAATTTATGGCATTTAGAACATTAAGAATAAGTTATAAGTCATTTCTATCATTTAAAAAGTTGCAACAAAGTGCTTTATACGTACCAGAGCAAATCAATACTAAAACATTAATCATACATGGAACGATAGATGGACTTGTTCCAATTGAAAAATCACGAGCATTAGTTAAACGTATAAAAAATGCAAAATTAATAGAAATTGATAATGGTCCACATGAAATTTGTATCTCAAAAGTAAATAAAAACGTTTTCTTAGAAGTTGAAAAATTTATATTTAAAAATAAATAA
- a CDS encoding DEAD/DEAH box helicase yields MQKFKELGISEATLNALDGMGFTEPTPIQVESIPLTLKGTDVLGQAQTGTGKTGAFGIPLIDKVANKQGVQALILAPTRELANQVAEQLRSFSKGQSVTVVTVFGGMPIDRQIKSLKKGPQIVVGTPGRVIDHLNRKTLKTDSISTLILDEADEMMNMGFIDDMRFIMSKLPAENRQTLLFSATMPKAIQELVQKFMKSPKIVKTMSNELSDPQIDEYYTIVKELEKFETFTNLLDVQNPDLSIVFGRTKRRVDELASALISKGYRAEGLHGDITQAKRLEVLKKFKNDQIDILVATDVAARGLDISGVSYVYNFDIPQDTESYTHRIGRTGRAGNKGAAVTFVNPVEMDYIRQIEKATKRQMTTLRPPTPGEVMKAKESDVKDKVKGWVESPIEGRIENIAQELINEYGDQKLVAALLQELIKSSNDGDVQLTFEKPLSKKSGFKGKQGNRGGNRGGGNRGGGNRGGGNRDGGNRDGGKSRTRFEGKNKRRNNDKNSDFDRNKGNNSKPNKSRSKKQFSGRTFAEHSK; encoded by the coding sequence TTGCAAAAATTTAAAGAATTAGGTATTTCTGAAGCTACCTTAAACGCTTTGGACGGAATGGGATTCACTGAACCAACACCAATACAGGTTGAAAGTATTCCACTTACATTAAAAGGTACTGACGTGCTAGGACAAGCACAAACAGGAACTGGTAAAACTGGTGCATTTGGTATTCCATTAATAGATAAAGTAGCAAATAAACAAGGTGTTCAAGCTTTAATTCTTGCACCAACTCGCGAATTAGCAAACCAAGTAGCAGAACAATTACGTAGTTTTAGTAAAGGACAAAGCGTAACTGTAGTAACTGTTTTTGGTGGTATGCCAATCGACAGACAAATTAAATCACTTAAAAAAGGACCACAAATTGTTGTAGGTACTCCTGGACGTGTGATTGATCACTTAAATAGAAAAACGTTAAAAACGGATTCTATTAGTACATTAATTTTAGATGAAGCAGACGAAATGATGAACATGGGCTTTATAGATGATATGAGATTTATAATGTCTAAACTTCCTGCAGAGAATCGTCAAACTTTACTATTCTCAGCAACTATGCCGAAAGCAATTCAAGAATTAGTTCAGAAATTTATGAAGAGTCCAAAAATCGTTAAAACGATGTCAAATGAACTATCTGATCCACAAATTGATGAATACTACACAATTGTTAAAGAACTTGAGAAATTTGAAACATTTACTAATTTATTAGATGTTCAAAATCCAGATCTTTCAATCGTATTCGGTCGTACTAAACGTCGTGTTGACGAATTAGCAAGTGCTTTAATTTCTAAAGGTTACCGTGCTGAAGGATTACACGGTGATATTACACAAGCTAAACGTTTGGAAGTATTAAAGAAATTTAAAAATGACCAAATTGATATTTTAGTTGCTACAGACGTAGCTGCTCGTGGATTAGATATTTCAGGTGTTAGTTATGTATACAACTTCGATATCCCTCAAGATACTGAAAGTTATACACACCGTATCGGTCGTACTGGTAGAGCTGGTAATAAAGGTGCAGCAGTTACTTTTGTTAACCCAGTTGAAATGGATTATATCCGTCAAATTGAAAAAGCTACTAAACGTCAAATGACGACATTACGTCCACCAACACCAGGTGAAGTAATGAAAGCTAAAGAATCAGATGTTAAAGATAAAGTTAAAGGCTGGGTAGAAAGCCCAATCGAAGGCCGTATTGAAAATATAGCTCAAGAGCTTATTAATGAATACGGAGATCAAAAATTAGTTGCTGCATTATTACAAGAGTTAATCAAATCTAGTAATGATGGAGATGTACAATTAACATTTGAAAAACCATTATCTAAAAAATCTGGTTTCAAAGGTAAACAAGGTAATCGTGGCGGTAATCGTGGCGGTGGAAACCGTGGTGGCGGTAACCGTGGCGGCGGAAATCGTGATGGTGGCAACCGTGATGGCGGTAAATCAAGAACTAGATTCGAAGGTAAAAACAAACGTCGTAATAACGATAAAAATAGTGATTTTGATCGTAATAAAGGCAATAATTCAAAACCAAATAAATCTCGTTCTAAAAAACAATTCTCAGGCAGAACATTCGCTGAGCATTCAAAATAG
- a CDS encoding PH domain-containing protein produces the protein MYKQILDNKMPKQAIKYDYIHHCLNIVGILVLYVLFVYLWNKFEWWDFLIYPISILALGIIVFGFITPVIRMKNTSFEIGDRFLEIQNGLYFQKRTVYPFDRIQSIKLEHGPISRRLDIYFIEVITAGNRRLLPMLNRETAEQTRTMIMQKVKEVTDDV, from the coding sequence ATGTACAAACAAATTCTCGATAACAAAATGCCTAAACAAGCGATTAAGTATGATTACATTCACCATTGCTTGAATATAGTCGGCATTTTGGTGTTATATGTTTTATTTGTGTATTTGTGGAATAAATTTGAATGGTGGGATTTCTTAATATATCCTATTAGTATTTTAGCTTTAGGTATTATCGTTTTTGGATTTATAACGCCAGTAATTAGAATGAAAAATACATCATTTGAAATTGGTGATCGCTTTCTTGAAATTCAAAATGGATTATATTTTCAAAAAAGAACGGTTTATCCTTTTGATAGAATACAGTCTATCAAATTAGAGCATGGACCAATTTCAAGACGGTTAGATATATATTTTATAGAGGTTATCACGGCAGGTAATAGAAGATTATTGCCAATGTTGAATAGAGAAACAGCTGAACAAACGAGAACAATGATTATGCAGAAAGTAAAAGAGGTGACAGATGATGTTTGA